One bacterium genomic window, CCGGGAGGAGATAGTGGTAGTTGACGCGGCCGGCAAGTTCCTGAATTTCGGCCCACCTGATATCTTTGACGCAATACGCCAGCAACCCGATCGCAATGATCGTGCCCCACATCTGCTTGTTGGTCAGGAACTTCTTCATAGCCGGCCTACCCCGTTTTGGGCATAACGGGTAAGATAGGCGGCCACTATAGGAGTGTCAACCGAAGAAAGCCCGGATTCAAGGTGATAACCGATTACACTTCAGCCAGTAAGCTCTTTTGGACCCAGCCCCGCCGCTGGTTTTCGAAGATGACGTCATAATAGTCGCCGGATTCACCCGCGATTCGCACCACCAACCCCGGTTCCCCCTGGAACTCAAGCCCCGCCGACTCAACCGGCCCGGAGAGCACGTTCACCTCTTCCCCGACCACCACCGCCCAACGTGTCACGAAATCGTGATGGTATTTGTAAGAGGTAAGGATGGAGCTACATACCAGCAGGATCAGAACAAAGATGATAGCCGGCTTCAATGCCGAATGCAGCCCCCCCATCCCAAATCGAATGATCAGGAGCACGACTAGCAGGATAAAGATGATCGAGGACAGCCAGGCCAGACTATTCAGGCGAAATGGTGAAACGATCGATTCAAACAGAGAATTGATCGGATTAAGCTGGACCCCCTCAAGTTGCACGGTCGCCAGGCTCCGGGCGAATTCAAGATTCCCTTTGATATCCTGATCAGCCGGGTCCAGTCGTCTCGCCTTGAGATAGTAAAGTACCGCATGTCCCAGATCGCCATTCTTGAAATAGGCATTCCCCAGATTGTAGTATAGAGGAGCTGATTCCAGACCCGATTGCGCCGCTCGCGTGTAAGCTTCGATCGCTTTGGTGAAGTCTTTCTCCTGGAAGAAAGTGTTCCCTTGGGCAAAGTCGTCCGCGGGAGCCGCCTGGATCGCAACGGCCAGCAGCAATCCGATGGAAACGAACATCAATAACTTACGCAAAGCGGACCCCCTCGATCTTCACCATGACAGCTTCGGCTTTGCCAAGCGCTGCGTCCATATCCTGTTGACTCAGATTTGCCGGGGCAAATCGGGCAAAGTCACACTGTTTGAGTAGCCCAAGAGTATCAGCGATCAACTCTGGGTTCGCTTTCCGTTCCCGCAGAAGTTCCGCGATCATGTCGCTGGTCAGACCATTGGGCGAGATATTCAGCTTGTCGGCGACATACTGCATGAAAGCCAGACTCAACTCACCATAGAACTCCCGAATCGATTCCGGGCGCGCCAGAGATTTCGCTTTGGCAAGACGCTTTCTTGCCTGCGACGATGCTCCGCGTGCGCGAGCCAGGCCGACGTTTGAGGCCAGCATCTCCTTCCGCTTCCGCGCGAAGATCATCCCGGCCAGAACCAATACCGGAATACCATTCACTGCCAGATAAAGCGGACTGAACAGAATCACCTCACCCGCCTGCTTGAGCTCGCCGGGATCCTGCTTGATAAACCGGATATCCTGTGCCTGAGTACCGACCGTCACCGATGGTCCCGCAAAGGGAACGTCCGGCGACGCTACATATCCTTCCGGTTTCACCACCGAAAGCGAGATCGGTTGCGTCCTCAGCACCTGGTACTTGTTGGTTTTAGGATCGAAATAGTTGAAACTGAGCGCCGGGATCTGGAGCATTCCCGGACGTTTCGGGACAAAGACCTCTTCGTATATCTTGGTCCCCCCGATCTTGTCGTCAACCTTTGTAACGTTTTCATTGCTGGCGGCACGATAGACCCTAAAATCGTTTGACTCCGCGATCATTGGCTCGCCGACCGATTTGATATTGCCGACTCCACTGATTTTGACTCGAACTGTCACCGGCTGATTTAGCTCAACCTCTGTTTTGTCGGCTGAGGCGGAGATCTCGAATTTCCCTACCGTACCTGTAAAGTCTTCCGGCTTTCCTTCGGCTGGAAGTGGCTTGACATTGATCTTGATCGGCTCCGATCGAACCGCGATCTGTTGCCCTTGTGGGAAGAGATCGCCAAACATATCAAACGGATCTCTCCGCGCATTGCGAGCTGCAACAGTCGTCGTTATAGCCGCTTTGCCAATCGTCAACTCGCCGGTCTGCGTCGGGAAAAGCGCATACTTTCGCTCGATCACCCGATAGTTGCGATTATTGATTCGCTGGAAATACGGCGCGCTGTTCCCCACTACTTCGGTCCAGAAGCCGGTAGTCGCCGGTTCGTCCAACTGTGGACTGCTGTAGTACTGCACGGCGATATAGAACTTCAGCGTCAGGGTCACCTGCTCGCTCACATACGGATTCTTTTTGTCGATCAGGGCTTCCAGAAAATAGTCTTTGTTTCCGCCCTGTCCGTCGACGGCACGGTCTTCAAGTTTTGGCGATGTTGCCTGGCGTTTGTTTTGCACCACCAACAGCACACTGTTACCAACTACCTTTTTCCCGTTGACTGTCACCGATATTCCCTGGATCGGGAATGAGCCGGGCTTCTGCGGAAGCAACAGGTACCGATATGCCACCGATGCTGAGACCTGGCCGTTGACAATACTCACACTACTCGATCTACCCTGAGAGTAAATCTCAAAACTGGGAAGCGACGGTATTTCGACTTCCGGCACATTCTGGCTCGAGCCGGAGACTGTGACTTCGAGCGTTGTCTGTTCATCGAGACCAACCGTGTCCGGGTGCAGGGCCACTTGCACCTGCAGGTCGGCTTGCACAGCCAGCACCGAGGTCGAGCAGATCAGGAGACAGAGCAATGTGCAGAAGCGAATCAGCCTCATCTTACCAGTCCTTGCCTGTGTAGTCGCCGCCCTTGACAGACCTGCGCAATTTCTTCTGGATATCCTGCTCGTCATCTTTCAGCGCGTTCAGTAGTCGCTCAGCATCCTCTTTGGACATCTGCTTGGGCTGTCCCATCTGCTGCTGTTGTTGCTGCTGTTGCTGGTCTTTGTTCTGCTGATCCTGTTGCGCCTGATTCTGCTGCTGCTGGTCTTTCTGATCCTGGTTTTGATTCTGTTGATTCTGCTGGTCTTGCTGTTGCTGGTCCTGCTGCTGCTGGGTCGAATCAGACTTGTTCTGGCTATTGGGGTCCTGTTGCGGTTTGAGCTGCTCTTTCAGTTTCTTGCGCGATAACTCCAGGTTGAACTTGGCATCGAGA contains:
- a CDS encoding tetratricopeptide repeat protein — its product is MFVSIGLLLAVAIQAAPADDFAQGNTFFQEKDFTKAIEAYTRAAQSGLESAPLYYNLGNAYFKNGDLGHAVLYYLKARRLDPADQDIKGNLEFARSLATVQLEGVQLNPINSLFESIVSPFRLNSLAWLSSIIFILLVVLLIIRFGMGGLHSALKPAIIFVLILLVCSSILTSYKYHHDFVTRWAVVVGEEVNVLSGPVESAGLEFQGEPGLVVRIAGESGDYYDVIFENQRRGWVQKSLLAEV
- a CDS encoding tetratricopeptide repeat protein, which gives rise to MRRSSLLITVLFLFVAQTVFADFIGTVKKGNDAYKKKDYKSALEEYRAAEADNPTSPELDYNIGSALANDGSYEEAIDKLQKALRTQDIQVEAAAHYNMGNTYFRMNNYQNAIKSYEEALKLNPNDLDAKFNLELSRKKLKEQLKPQQDPNSQNKSDSTQQQQDQQQQDQQNQQNQNQDQKDQQQQNQAQQDQQNKDQQQQQQQQQMGQPKQMSKEDAERLLNALKDDEQDIQKKLRRSVKGGDYTGKDW
- a CDS encoding protein BatD, yielding MRLIRFCTLLCLLICSTSVLAVQADLQVQVALHPDTVGLDEQTTLEVTVSGSSQNVPEVEIPSLPSFEIYSQGRSSSVSIVNGQVSASVAYRYLLLPQKPGSFPIQGISVTVNGKKVVGNSVLLVVQNKRQATSPKLEDRAVDGQGGNKDYFLEALIDKKNPYVSEQVTLTLKFYIAVQYYSSPQLDEPATTGFWTEVVGNSAPYFQRINNRNYRVIERKYALFPTQTGELTIGKAAITTTVAARNARRDPFDMFGDLFPQGQQIAVRSEPIKINVKPLPAEGKPEDFTGTVGKFEISASADKTEVELNQPVTVRVKISGVGNIKSVGEPMIAESNDFRVYRAASNENVTKVDDKIGGTKIYEEVFVPKRPGMLQIPALSFNYFDPKTNKYQVLRTQPISLSVVKPEGYVASPDVPFAGPSVTVGTQAQDIRFIKQDPGELKQAGEVILFSPLYLAVNGIPVLVLAGMIFARKRKEMLASNVGLARARGASSQARKRLAKAKSLARPESIREFYGELSLAFMQYVADKLNISPNGLTSDMIAELLRERKANPELIADTLGLLKQCDFARFAPANLSQQDMDAALGKAEAVMVKIEGVRFA